A section of the Mangifera indica cultivar Alphonso chromosome 12, CATAS_Mindica_2.1, whole genome shotgun sequence genome encodes:
- the LOC123193071 gene encoding uncharacterized protein LOC123193071, translating into MEEGKDKDASLTRGNLEESTVIDSEQVASESETHVQSILSEVPRGVGMVEKSTGEGGSGGGEVTMMEVGGVYGNDSALTVGGEESSRSQYICDRSGSGEASVERDLTSSIGGDDVAGDLCVKGIEVSIGEASSSDRVEREVGGPVVEESVEKNKKVIGGEAEGDVADELPLRKVEIVNHEVQNLGIGTEVEESKEITTSPGGETVVVHLVQSVVGSEEEDPEGGLHVDIAERGSEMVCCAGNEAQAKGPENGVESSTMVSCTLDSKMQVVEEVAMDNKHSLGKDLDKNARQGSESNGAGEDAHQVVEMQKLGDLDDDIWNPGIETTDAGCPAIVEESSAPAQVVEEDALVASEEALDSQKNNPSSQAVEGISSSAEEEQIPVVETDDGGTRKDAIFNASPDSLDEQIPVAVRGEVSVTDQGEYMCTTMEGMDTDAFDENLSFSLEELQGHVETADGSAQNQCNIYADSTSSFQPTQVVGGEHVAVAKKVHPDFEEAQQLKLAENLHQGIALVGSNIDQANEIEKQVDNAKLDSMLSCSGNVQNNEDEILCTGTELDTQVSGRERIISSMHNKEALNDAEPDSLDRRKEILIRKHLTKVVTDGGSTESHRNACSDSISTEQTAFEVVTGEGMTVDDVPKYANVEVLHQYSSDLDATVSCSGNEQSFPAEVVCGSTDMDTQVMDGGEIAPKDSKQVLDSNVGGLESADLYEVDSTVGQEMQVEEQGINAEQVDLHGAEGMEVEEPDSEHGSDIHGEEENFVKRTTVKAGNLVKSHQASYQLALEDKGEFGVFDLVWGKVRSHPWWPGQIFDPSDASEKALRYHKKDCFLVAYFGDRTFAWVDASQLKPFYSHFSQVEKQSNAEVFQNAVNCALEEVSRRLELELACSCIAKDAYDDIRLQIVENTGIRQESSMRDGLDEFASVHSFQPERLVEYMRALAQSPSSGADRLELVVAKAQLLSFYRLKGYYQLPEFQFCAGLVEKGVDVFRFEDKVHATPFSKYDEHIQSGQEVSGTQRRSYRKRKHNLKDTMHPRKERSLSELMTGFLDSLDDDEFGTSKLVSPSSGKRRKVVDSMGADSLQDVRKIISLAKVSTTTSQIPKPSFKIGECIRRVASQMTSSPSILKSNSERLHKYDGDGADISFENFEDAEGKMILPADYSSLDDLLSQLHLAARDPMKGYSFLNTIASFFSDFRNSIILSRPVDKAGGKRKRSSHSIIGSPETFEFEDMSDTYWTDRVIQNGAEEQPSGGNGREYQIVPVEQGKTAQKSRRSYSRKQYSDGNQDLAPPKPPGYIDENSPAELILNFPGVDCIPSETNLNKIFKRFGPLKESETEIDEETSRARVVFRKCSDAEVASSSAAKFNIFGSIVVNYQISYIISVPFRTSPIVTTLGEEYAT; encoded by the coding sequence ATGGAGGAAGGCAAAGACAAGGATGCCTCTCTTACTAGGGGTAATTTGGAAGAGTCTACAGTGATTGATAGCGAACAGGTGGCTAGTGAAAGTGAAACTCACGTTCAGTCTATACTGTCTGAGGTTCCGCGTGGGGTTGGTATGGTTGAGAAGTCTACCGGGGAAGGTGGTTCTGGTGGTGGAGAGGTTACAATGATGGAGGTTGGGGGCGTTTATGGTAATGATAGTGCTTTAACGGTTGGGGGTGAGGAAAGTTCAAGGAGTCAATATATTTGTGATCGTAGTGGGTCTGGTGAAGCTAGCGTGGAAAGAGATTTAACAAGTTCTATTGGTGGGGATGATGTAGCTGGTGATTTGTGTGTGAAGGGAATTGAGGTTTCTATTGGTGAAGCATCATCAAGTGACAGAGTGGAGAGGGAGGTTGGTGGCCCTGTTGTGGAGGAGAGTGTGGAGAAAAATAAGAAGGTGATTGGAGGTGAGGCTGAGGGTGATGTAGCAGATGAATTACCTTTGAGGAAAGTTGAAATTGTGAATCATGAGGTTCAAAATTTGGGAATTGGAACTGAGGTTGAAGAGTCCAAGGAAATTACGACCTCACCAGGTGGAGAAACCGTAGTTGTTCACCTGGTGCAGTCAGTGGTAGGTTCTGAGGAAGAGGATCCGGAGGGTGGACTTCATGTGGATATTGCTGAGAGGGGTAGTGAAATGGTTTGTTGTGCGGGTAATGAAGCACAGGCCAAAGGGCCTGAAAACGGGGTAGAATCTTCTACAATGGTGTCTTGTACTTTGGACAGTAAAATGCAAGTTGTGGAAGAAGTTGCTATGGACAATAAACATTCTCTAGGAAAAGATTTGGATAAGAATGCTAGGCAGGGTAGTGAATCAAATGGTGCTGGAGAAGATGCACATCAAGTTGTTGAGATGCAGAAATTGGGGGATTTGGATGATGACATTTGGAATCCTGGTATTGAAACCACAGATGCAGGTTGCCCTGCAATTGTGGAAGAGTCAAGTGCACCAGCCCAGGTTGTTGAGGAGGATGCATTGGTGGCTAGTGAAGAGGCTTTGGATTCCCAGAAAAATAATCCTAGTAGCCAGGCTGTAGAGGGCATTTCTTCTAGTGCAGAAGAAGAGCAAATTCCAGTGGTTGAGACAGATGATGGAGGAACGAGAAAAGATGCTATTTTTAATGCTAGCCCAGATTCCCTGGATGAACAAATTCCAGTTGCTGTCAGGGGGGAAGTTTCAGTGACAGATCAAGGGGAATATATGTGTACCACCATGGAAGGTATGGATACCGATGCTTTcgatgaaaatttaagtttttcacTGGAAGAACTGCAGGGACATGTGGAGACAGCTGATGGAAGTGCTCAAAATCAATGCAATATTTATGCAGACTCAACATCTTCCTTTCAGCCAACCCAAGTGGTAGGAGGTGAACATGTGGCAGTGGCCAAAAAGGTGCATCCTGATTTTGAGGAGGCCCAACAGTTGAAACTGGCAGAGAATTTGCACCAGGGAATTGCTCTTGTTGGTTCAAATATAGATCAagcaaatgaaattgaaaaacaagttGATAATGCTAAATTGGATAGCATGTTATCTTGCTCTGGAAATGTTCAGAACAATGAGGATGAGATACTGTGCACGGGCACTGAATTAGATACCCAAGTCTCTGGCAGAGAGAGGATAATTTCTTCCATGCACAATAAGGAGGCTTTAAATGATGCTGAACCAGATAGTTTAGATAGAAGGAAAGAGATATTAATTCGCAAACATCTGACAAAGGTTGTGACGGATGGTGGTAGCACTGAAAGTCACCGAAATGCATGTTCAGATTCAATATCTACAGAACAAACAGCTTTTGAGGTTGTTACCGGTGAGGGTATGACTGTGGATGACGTTCCAAAATATGCGAATGTGGAGGTTCTGCATCAGTATTCTTCTGATTTAGATGCGACTGTATCCTGCTCAGGAAATGAACAGAGCTTTCCTGCTGAGGTAGTTTGTGGAAGTACAGATATGGATACCCAAGTCATGGATGGGGGTGAAATTGCTCCTAAGGACAGTAAACAAGTTCTGGATTCCAATGTTGGAGGTCTGGAGTCTGCTGATCTTTATGAAGTTGATTCAACTGTAGGGCAAGAGATGCAAGTTGAAGAACAAGGTATTAATGCTGAACAGGTTGATTTGCATGGAGCAGAGGGAATGGAAGTTGAAGAACCAGATAGTGAACACGGTAGTGATATACATGGAGAAGAGGAGAATTTTGTTAAACGGACAACTGTGAAGGCAGGGAACTTAGTGAAATCCCATCAAGCTAGTTATCAGTTGGCCCTAGAGGATAAAGGAGAGTTTGGTGTGTTTGATTTGGTCTGGGGTAAAGTGAGGAGCCATCCATGGTGGCCTGGACAAATTTTTGATCCTTCCGATGCATCTGAGAAGGCCTTGAGGTATCATAAGAAGGATTGTTTTCTGGTAGCATATTTTGGGGATCGAACATTTGCTTGGGTTGATGCATCTCAACTGAAGCCCTTCTATTCACATTTCTCCCAGGTAGAGAAGCAGAGCAATGCAGAAGTATTCCAGAATGCTGTCAATTGTGCTCTAGAAGAAGTCTCCAGACGCTTGGAGCTGGAGCTAGCTTGCTCTTGCATAGCAAAGGATGCTTATGATGATATTAGATTACAAATTGTCGAGAATACTGGAATCCGGCAAGAGTCCAGTATGAGAGATGGGCTGGATGAATTTGCTAGTGTTCATTCTTTTCAACCTGAGAGATTAGTTGAGTATATGAGAGCATTAGCACAGTCTCCATCTTCTGGGGCTGACAGATTGGAGCTTGTGGTAGCTAAGGCTCAGTTATTGTCCTTCTATCGTTTAAAGGGGTATTATCAGCTACCTGAATTCCAATTTTGTGCAGGTTTGGTAGAAAAAGGTGTGGATGTTTTTCGCTTTGAGGATAAGGTGCATGCGACTCCTTTTAGTAAGTATGATGAGCATATTCAGTCTGGCCAGGAGGTTTCTGGAACTCAAAGAAGGTCATATCGTAAGCGTAAACACAATTTGAAGGATACCATGCACCCTAGGAAGGAAAGAAGCTTGTCTGAGTTGATGACTGGTTTTTTGGATTCTCTAGATGATGATGAATTTGGTACTAGCAAGTTGGTTTCACCATCGTCTGGAAAAAGGCGGAAGGTGGTTGATTCTATGGGTGCTGACTCATTGCAAGATGTGAGAAAAATTATTTCCCTTGCAAAAGTATCTACTACCACATCTCAAATTCCTAAACCATCCTTTAAGATTGGTGAATGCATACGTAGAGTTGCGAGCCAAATGACTTCATCTCCATCTATCCTCAAGAGTAATAGTGAGAGGTTGCATAAATATGATGGAGATGGAGCAGATATTTCATTTGAGAATTTTGAGGATGCAGAAGGAAAGATGATTCTTCCTGCAGATTATTCGTCATTAGATGATTTGCTATCTCAACTTCATTTGGCAGCACGAGATCCGATGAAAGGATACAGTTTTTTGAACACTATTGCTAGCTTCTTCTCTGATTTCAGAAATTCAATAATTCTAAGCCGGCCTGTGGATAAAGCAGGTGGTAAAAGGAAAAGATCTTCTCACTCAATTATTGGGTCTCCAGAGACTTTTGAATTTGAGGATATGAGTGACACTTACTGGACAGATAGGGTCATCCAGAATGGTGCTGAAGAGCAACCCTCAGGCGGGAATGGTCGAGAATATCAAATTGTTCCTGTTGAACAGGGGAAAACTGCTCAAAAGAGTCGCAGATCATATTCTAGGAAGCAATATTCTGATGGCAATCAGGATCTGGCCCCTCCAAAACCGCCTGGCTATATCGACGAGAATTCACCTGCAGAACTTATACTGAACTTCCCTGGGGTAGATTGCATTCCTTCAGAGACAAACCTGAACAAGATATTTAAGCGCTTTGGGCCATTGAAGGAATCTGAGACAGAAATTGATGAGGAAACTAGCCGTGCCAGAGTGGTTTTTAGGAAATGTTCTGATGCAGAAGTTGCTTCAAGTAGTGCTGCAAAGTTTAATATCTTTGGATCAATTGTTGTAAATTATCAGATCAGCTATATTATATCTGTACCATTTAGAACTTCACCTATTGTCACAACCCTAGGCGAGGAATATGCAACTTGA